The following DNA comes from Xyrauchen texanus isolate HMW12.3.18 chromosome 21, RBS_HiC_50CHRs, whole genome shotgun sequence.
gcatttatcatTGCTTCCAGAACGAAAGAGAACAGATCATGACAACAAACGTCTGGCTCACTCAGGTAAGCGTAAATGGTCTATCACATTCCaattattacaaaattaagaccaacatcaGCTCTGATGTCCTTGCAGTTGATCTTGAATTTTACCCATAGACTGTCCTCTCCCGTCCTATCAATAATCAGTGCCACTCAATTCCATTCATTAGACTGGTAATGAAGTGCATAATTGTGGGAAGTCTGACTGCAGCAAAGctcatattttaaattaaatgacaaTTTCAATTTTATATGCAGAACTGGAATGATTATAGACTATCCTGGGATCCAGCCGAGTATGAGGGAATTGACAAGCTCCGGATCCCCTCCAGACACATCTGGCTGCCTGATATTGTGCTGTACAACAAGTGAGTGGAGTAAAATGCATGTTTTACAATATTTTGAGAAGAGTAACCCAGACAGTGCATGCTGTGATTGAAGTGGTAGTCGTGGCTGTATCCCATGGTCAGAAACTTGAAGGTTGCTGGCTCAAGCCATGAACTGTCACTGCTGTGACCTTGAGCAAAGAACCCAAGCACCCCAGATGCTCCAGGTAATATGGGTAATATAGTTTTGGATTAAAGTGTCTACTAAATGGCTACTTACCTTCAATGTATTGAATCTCCATTCACAGATTGATGTTATACAGTATCTAAGAAGAAATGGGTGATTGTTGTgcttattatataaataattaaataaattaacccTATGTTCTTTTGAAATTGGTTTTACTCTTTTCCCACAGAACCCAATTTCTACTTGACTGATAAAGGTTActgtaaagcgggttaagggaaaggaggcaaggaccggcttgacaatataaataatagttttaataataaactgaacaaaaaacacaaacataaacacagagcagctgacagtaattctctctctctctcgaaccatcgtaaccggccgcctttatcccttgcgcacccccatcaggctgattggggaccggacgtgcgttgttccagcccggccccgccctcctccactctacacttACTttagttggtgtaacctaatttataatttttttggtaaattTTGTACTAatgttttacattgaaaaaacatgttaactGAATCTGAAAGCTCTAAAATGCTGCCTTTAGAGGCTGTATACTGAGGTAGgatgaaaaaaattgtttttctgAGACCATTTTCGTTTAATGGTCCATTCATACAGAAACGCTGTTGGTTAAGCCAGGGGTTTTTAAACTGGGGTCTGGGGATGCCCAGAAGGTTCTAGGGGGTTCTAGGGTGtacacagagcgagagagagagagagagagagagagagagagagaaaaaaacattactgaatttgattttaATTTGCTTTAAAGACTGGTTGGAAATCATgaaattaatcatgattattttattctattgacaTCCATAGTTTTAACTGTAGCCTCTAATATGTAAatacaacataaatatttttgaaaataatattttaaatatcttttggcctgcgatggactggcgacctgtccagggtgtcccccgcctttcgcccaatgttagctgggataggctccagccccccgcgaccctgtacacaggataagcggttgacgatggatggatggatggatatctttTGGCTTaagtacaatgacaatataaaagctTATTATTTATTTTCGGTAACATGTTTTCTTTATAGCATCATACAAACTATGGagtctttatacatgaaaatataaagctGCCTTTTTAATTTTGTAAGGGGGTTCCTCGCATATTTTGGGGTCCTTAGCATGGCAAGTTTGAAAACCACAGGGTTAAGCCATTAACTAATTAGGTAAAAAAGGCACCAAGTCAGCTGCCTTAGCTTCCGAGTGCATCCACATGgtttatgtggtaacatctaaattaactagtttggtttgattaaagtcaaaaatataattcaacatcactgaatcaaccttaaTACATTGggctacaccaacaaaactaattttaataatatttatttctatCAATCAGTTAGAAATAGCTCCATGAGGTTATTATTGTAGGTTACCAGacaattattttttacagtgtacattgtGTACACCAGTCAGAGtatgcatgtgaaaattaattgcatttattcatGATTTATATGTGGAGACTTTTGTATGTGGAGTATCCCAAACATTAGTAATATACAGTAACACTGTACATGAAGGACAGCTAAATCTATTGAGTTTTGTTTATAATCCGTTCTCATAATATTCTGAAAAGTCATGAAGTAGCAGATAGATACTTCAAtgtaacatgtattttgttaataatcgCCATTCATTTGGCCtgaacatgagggttagtaataTATTGTTGGCACAAATAACTTGTAATAACATGGAATATTCTATCTACCCTATAGTGCTGATGGTACATATGAGGTAACAGTCTTCACCAATGCCATCGTCCTGTTTAACGGAAGCATTGCCTGGCTCCCTCCTGCCATATATAAGAGCGCCTGTAAGATTGAGGTCAAACACTTCCCCTTCGACCAGCAAAACTGCACGCTTAAATTCCGCTCCTGGACATACGATCACACTGAGATTGACCTTGTATTAAAATCAGAAGTGGCCAGTATGGATGACTTCACTCCCAGTGGTGAATGGGACATCTTAGCTCTTCCAGGGAGGAGGACAGTCAACCCTCTTGACCCCACTTATGTTGACCTGACGTATGACTTCATAATCAAACGCAAACCGCTGTTCTACACGATAAATCTCATCATCCCCTGCGTGCTCATCACCTCACTGGCCATCCTGGTCTTCTATCTACCTTCAGACTGTGGCGAGAAGATGACTCTATGTATTTCTGTTCTGCTTGCACTCACTGTCTTCCTTCTTCTGATTTCTAAGATTGTGCCACCCACTTCGTTAGATGTACCCCTGATTGGAAAGTACCTGATGTTTACCATGGTGTTGGTAACATTTTCCATcatcacaagtgtgtgtgtgctcaatgtGCACCATCGCTCTCCCAGTACACACACCATGCCGGCTTGGGTGAAACTAGTTTTCCTTGTCAAACTTCCAGCATTGCTTTTCATGCAAAGGCCTCAAGGGAACTCGGCTAGACAGCGGCTGCGACAGAAAAGGCAATTGCGTGACCCAAGGTCACTGTTGGGCCTTGGTTACTCAGCTCCTCAAAAATCCACAGTCTCCTCCTCTGCCTCTGTTCTGCTGGCTGCATCATCAGCTTCCGCTCTCTCTTCACCAAGACACTTTTACAACAGGGGAGCACCTCTCAACCTCAGCTACGGCTCTCGGAAAGGAGATTTGCGGCCCACAGAATTCCTGCCCAATGACCAAAACACAACTCGGGACCAGAGGGGTTGCAGggggacctcagactggggtgctGATATTCATGAGGCTGTGGATGGCGTTCGCTATGTAGCTGACCACATGATGGGGAATGACGATGATCAAAGTGTGAGTTAAATTATGGTATATGTGCTTTATGGCTGTAAAAATTATTTGAggcaccatttggggttcctcaGATGCCACACAGTTGGAACACTCTGGAGATCCTCCAGGCACCCTTTAAAGGAGCCTCAAATATCCTACTTATGTAGTTTCAAGAGCCTCAAAGCATTTCCATATGATGGGGTTACTGAAGGAACTGTTCACAGTTTTAAGAGTTTATTTAAAGTTCTTGCAAGAATTTGAGTGTtaggccacattcacactaatccctttttatttgaaaacgcattgattttacTACGTAAAATCTTGTGGCCTCTTAACCACACTGGAATGGTGTTTCCTTTCCTTTTAAAAAAACGCTCTCCAAAACCACATACATTGGAAAATtatggctttaaaggaatattcaggtttcaatacaagttaagctcaatcgacagcattggtggcataatgttgatatccaccaaaaaaaaatttcgactcatctctccttttcttaaaaaaaacaaaaatcaagattacaatgaggtacttacaatggaagtgaatggggccaatttttggagggattaaaggcagaaatctgaagcttataaatgtatataagaatttacattcattcttctgttaaaacttatattattattattattagtgtattatttgagcattaaatgtgttattcattgaattacatttttttagtcATATTTAGAGTTTAAGGGTTTACAACATCTTAGCAAGTagtaaattggatataactttacacaaaaagattagtaagtgattttatcagactaaatcatgttaacatgcatattgtttaagttgtgtgcctatacttttgaaatattaaaatgtaacatttacggattggccctaaTCACTTccattgctttttttgtttgttaagaaaaggagggacgagtagaaattttatttttacagtgtactttaGGCAATGCCTTAAGTTCCCAGATATTAAACCAAGTCCCAATCTAAATGGTATATCAAAGCAGAAAACCAGTATAATCAAAAGAGTTGGCTTAATTATTGACTTGGAATCTGGCCATGTGTCAGATACTGTAGGTTAACACAAATTAAAAGTAGTTTCAAGCCATCCGAAAAGTGTTAAGTGGATTAATGGCACAAAGGCTTATATAACTTAGACTTTTATGGTTTCACTAGTAAATCACAAGTCATAACTCCTATAACAATTAACAATAAGATGTGGAATAAAATCATCCTTACATTTCTGTATCTAGTAATGTAGTTAAATTCTAACTGGACCTTATTGTCCATGGGTTCAAAGCATGTTATAGTTAAATAGATAGGTACGttttattaagaaaatgtgagtggtgcttgccgtggaaAATGTAATCAGCACAATGTTCCACAAAGAGCCCCAAGTTGAAAGAGGCCACCCCCACGACTGTAagttgttctggtgcagaaatattggTGTTGTtccacggttgctagggagttccatctggttgctaggcagttgccagggtaATAATAAAAAGGCTGCTTTCTATCTCGTTTCAATTGAGCct
Coding sequences within:
- the LOC127661667 gene encoding neuronal acetylcholine receptor subunit beta-4-like, which produces MKRTLTILVCVFTLVQSGVCADSEERLMNWLLGKQRYNKLIRPAVNRTERVTVVLQVSLAQLISVNEREQIMTTNVWLTQNWNDYRLSWDPAEYEGIDKLRIPSRHIWLPDIVLYNNADGTYEVTVFTNAIVLFNGSIAWLPPAIYKSACKIEVKHFPFDQQNCTLKFRSWTYDHTEIDLVLKSEVASMDDFTPSGEWDILALPGRRTVNPLDPTYVDLTYDFIIKRKPLFYTINLIIPCVLITSLAILVFYLPSDCGEKMTLCISVLLALTVFLLLISKIVPPTSLDVPLIGKYLMFTMVLVTFSIITSVCVLNVHHRSPSTHTMPAWVKLVFLVKLPALLFMQRPQGNSARQRLRQKRQLRDPRSLLGLGYSAPQKSTVSSSASVLLAASSASALSSPRHFYNRGAPLNLSYGSRKGDLRPTEFLPNDQNTTRDQRGCRGTSDWGADIHEAVDGVRYVADHMMGNDDDQSVIEDWKYVAMVVDRLFLWIFVIVCVVGTLGLFLQPLFQSQTVPVQQPSTESSRRDGM